A single genomic interval of Mycolicibacterium sp. MU0053 harbors:
- a CDS encoding hydantoinase B/oxoprolinase family protein, producing MTTLDDAEAQQFLTDLISNQPVMYGPDSDITAEHRLRERTLREDEAMRSVTDPTDITVGLSRIEAVLESAMEMLEQICASPAAKYGDLIVGIYTREGEFAVASSGGVNMFSATTSPVPKFINRYWADEPTVGIAEGDVFYHNDANYGGTHNPDHTLLIPLYWQGEHIAWIGAIVHEGENGAAVDPGGFALRATTKYGEGVRIPPMKVGENYTFRRDLINLFQNQVRDPLLWLTDFRSKLATARMVEQRMHDFMAERSAELLIATMRTVLESTEAEVRRRIAAWPDGIYRGSQFADTTLLEERLFKISVELEKRGDQLTVRTRGSSPSIDRALNAQAHFTRAMVGNLFMNFLFADLPRTAGFVSALDFELEPGSIVTADPEQPTSLSLMTMFCFSAAVHSAVTKALFANPGSVRPMAPWYAMIPTLQYGGLTQHGQLTANVSTEMNAAGGGARCDEDGEHAAGPVFAPVSDWGEIEMRENEIPVLGMWRRIPPDNHGFGKYRGGSSVEWAYMLYGSQMFAFGITSMGGKFPVTGGMFGGYAGACIPLVRVRPEGGVDAVLDWMAKGAPGLNYDARSFVADQPLPGSYEVSNPVQAADPIAEGDIWIQRVGGGGGYGDPLEREPADVMKDLRRGLISDTVARDVYRMVRDGNGDLDEERTREARAQARKDRLDKGLRYDEFVAKWRADQPPAHLGYLGSWDWSDGEDGVARQ from the coding sequence ATGACCACTTTGGATGACGCGGAAGCACAGCAGTTCCTCACCGATCTGATCAGCAACCAGCCGGTGATGTACGGACCCGACAGCGATATCACCGCCGAACACCGCCTGCGCGAGCGCACCTTGCGCGAGGACGAGGCGATGCGATCGGTCACCGATCCCACCGATATCACGGTGGGGTTGAGCCGGATCGAGGCGGTCCTCGAGTCCGCGATGGAGATGCTGGAGCAGATCTGCGCCTCACCCGCGGCCAAGTACGGGGACCTGATCGTCGGGATCTACACCCGCGAGGGTGAGTTCGCGGTGGCCAGTTCGGGTGGGGTGAACATGTTCTCGGCCACCACGTCGCCGGTGCCGAAGTTCATCAATCGGTACTGGGCCGACGAGCCCACCGTGGGTATCGCCGAGGGCGACGTGTTCTATCACAACGACGCCAATTACGGCGGCACCCACAACCCCGATCACACCCTGTTGATCCCGCTGTACTGGCAGGGCGAGCACATCGCCTGGATCGGTGCAATCGTGCACGAGGGCGAAAACGGTGCAGCGGTCGATCCCGGCGGCTTCGCGCTGCGCGCGACCACGAAGTACGGGGAAGGAGTGCGGATCCCGCCGATGAAGGTCGGCGAGAACTACACGTTCCGCCGTGATCTGATCAACCTGTTCCAAAACCAGGTCCGTGACCCGCTGTTGTGGCTGACCGACTTCCGGTCGAAGCTGGCGACCGCCCGGATGGTCGAACAGCGCATGCACGACTTCATGGCGGAACGGTCGGCGGAGCTGCTGATCGCCACCATGCGCACGGTGTTGGAATCGACCGAGGCCGAAGTCCGGCGCCGAATCGCGGCCTGGCCCGACGGCATCTACCGGGGCAGCCAGTTCGCGGATACCACGCTCCTGGAGGAGCGCCTGTTCAAGATCAGCGTCGAGTTGGAGAAGCGCGGTGATCAGCTCACCGTCCGCACCAGAGGCTCCTCACCGTCGATCGACCGCGCGCTCAACGCCCAGGCACATTTCACCCGGGCCATGGTCGGCAACCTGTTCATGAACTTCCTGTTCGCCGATCTGCCCCGCACCGCCGGTTTCGTCTCCGCGCTCGATTTCGAACTGGAGCCGGGGTCCATCGTCACCGCGGACCCCGAGCAGCCGACCAGTCTGTCGCTGATGACGATGTTCTGCTTCAGTGCCGCCGTGCATTCGGCGGTGACCAAGGCGTTGTTCGCCAATCCGGGCAGTGTTCGGCCGATGGCGCCCTGGTACGCGATGATCCCGACCCTGCAGTACGGCGGGCTGACTCAGCACGGGCAGCTCACCGCGAACGTCTCGACCGAGATGAACGCGGCCGGCGGTGGCGCCCGCTGCGACGAGGACGGCGAACACGCGGCCGGCCCGGTGTTCGCGCCGGTCTCGGACTGGGGCGAAATCGAGATGCGGGAGAACGAGATTCCGGTGCTGGGCATGTGGCGTCGGATCCCCCCCGACAATCACGGCTTCGGTAAGTACCGGGGCGGATCGTCGGTGGAATGGGCCTACATGCTCTACGGCAGTCAGATGTTCGCCTTCGGCATCACCAGCATGGGCGGAAAGTTCCCGGTGACCGGCGGCATGTTCGGCGGCTACGCCGGCGCGTGCATACCGTTGGTGCGGGTGCGACCCGAAGGCGGTGTGGACGCGGTGCTCGATTGGATGGCGAAGGGGGCGCCCGGGCTGAACTATGACGCCCGCAGCTTCGTGGCCGATCAACCGTTGCCGGGGTCTTACGAGGTGAGCAACCCGGTGCAGGCCGCCGACCCGATCGCCGAGGGCGACATCTGGATTCAGCGCGTCGGGGGCGGCGGCGGCTATGGCGATCCGCTGGAACGCGAGCCCGCGGACGTGATGAAGGATCTGCGGCGCGGGTTGATCAGCGACACGGTGGCGCGCGACGTCTACCGGATGGTCCGGGACGGTAATGGCGACCTCGACGAGGAACGCACCCGAGAGGCGCGTGCGCAGGCCCGCAAGGACCGGCTCGACAAGGGTTTGCGCTATGACGAATTCGTCGCCAAGTGGCGCGCCGACCAGCCGCCGGCGCACCTCGGCTACCTGGGGTCATGGGACTGGTCCGACGGTGAGGACGGAGTCGCACGCCAATGA
- a CDS encoding hydantoinase/oxoprolinase family protein — protein MEINVDIGGTFTDCVATGDWPGGPRTAKALTTHHDLALGFFRAIESIATASGFGVDDMLAQTDTIRYATTLGTNALIERNGPRLGLLTTAGHEHTVPIGRCRQWADGLPAQVTRDLPRARRPEPLVEPEQIAVLKERVDVNGRVLIPLRDDEVADRIQDLVDAGVRGFVVSLLNSHANPDHERRVREIIESEYPSTYLGRFPVILTHEISRRSGEYARTMTATINAYLHRFTADRLSHLRDELRRRGYRGELLLVHNSGGMGTLAATTPIHTVHAGPVSGLYGSRHVAAAHGFDKVVTTDMGGTSFDVGTVVAGSVRFYDFNPVIDRWRVQVPMMDISAIGAGGGSIARLDAVAGIMVGPESAGSDPGPACYGQGGTEPTVTDADLVLGYLDPKRYHGGELPLDVRRAERAIERRIAKPLGIPVAEAALRIRRVVDETMGSELFKSITVKGYDPREFTVFSFGGGGPLHACGYARSLNADQVVVPPHSEVFSATGAAGLERLHIYEQSVWEVLFNPLIKQVLADYTVFNSVIEEFETKANQDFAGQGFGPDDVEMAVELDMRSTGQLFVITIASPVKRLRTEADVAAVIRAYFDEYGDRFGDLALTREVGVSIDAIRLRSWIPREAPRPEVRTTTGNPTGAAAAWTGSRTCVWLDGPADTDIYDYGAVQPGHHIVGPAVIESADTTILVEPGWSGEMDAYGFFRMRQENMR, from the coding sequence ATGGAGATCAACGTCGACATCGGTGGCACCTTCACCGACTGTGTCGCCACCGGAGACTGGCCCGGCGGCCCACGCACCGCCAAGGCGCTCACCACGCATCACGATCTCGCGCTCGGCTTCTTTCGGGCCATCGAGTCCATTGCCACCGCATCAGGTTTCGGCGTCGATGACATGCTGGCGCAGACCGACACCATTCGTTACGCGACCACCCTGGGCACCAACGCGCTGATCGAACGCAACGGTCCCCGGCTGGGCTTGCTGACCACCGCGGGCCACGAACACACCGTTCCGATCGGCCGGTGCCGGCAATGGGCCGACGGCCTGCCTGCGCAGGTCACCCGCGACCTGCCGCGGGCGCGCCGTCCCGAGCCGCTCGTCGAGCCCGAACAGATCGCGGTCCTCAAGGAGCGGGTGGATGTCAACGGCCGGGTGCTGATCCCGCTGCGTGACGATGAGGTCGCCGATCGGATACAGGACCTCGTCGATGCGGGGGTACGCGGATTCGTGGTGTCCCTGCTGAACTCGCACGCCAACCCCGACCACGAACGGCGCGTGCGCGAGATCATCGAAAGCGAGTACCCCTCAACATATCTCGGTCGCTTCCCGGTGATCCTCACCCATGAGATTTCCCGTCGCTCCGGGGAGTACGCGCGGACCATGACCGCGACCATCAACGCCTATCTGCATCGGTTCACCGCAGACCGGCTTTCCCACTTGCGTGACGAGCTGCGGCGGCGCGGCTACCGCGGCGAACTGCTACTCGTGCACAACAGCGGCGGGATGGGCACCTTGGCGGCGACCACCCCCATCCACACCGTGCATGCCGGCCCGGTGTCCGGGCTCTACGGCTCGCGCCACGTCGCCGCGGCCCACGGCTTCGACAAGGTGGTGACCACCGACATGGGCGGAACCTCCTTCGACGTCGGCACCGTGGTCGCCGGATCGGTGCGCTTCTACGACTTCAACCCGGTCATCGACCGGTGGCGGGTGCAGGTGCCGATGATGGACATCTCGGCGATCGGCGCCGGGGGAGGCTCGATTGCGCGGCTGGACGCGGTGGCCGGAATCATGGTCGGTCCCGAGTCGGCGGGCTCAGATCCCGGCCCGGCCTGTTACGGGCAGGGCGGCACCGAACCGACCGTCACCGATGCCGATCTTGTCCTGGGCTACCTGGACCCCAAGCGGTACCACGGTGGTGAGCTCCCGTTGGATGTGCGCCGCGCGGAGCGGGCCATCGAGCGACGGATAGCCAAGCCCCTGGGCATCCCCGTCGCCGAAGCAGCCCTGCGCATCCGCCGAGTGGTGGACGAGACCATGGGTTCGGAACTGTTCAAATCAATCACCGTCAAGGGATATGACCCGCGCGAGTTCACGGTGTTCTCGTTCGGTGGTGGCGGACCGCTACACGCCTGTGGCTATGCGCGCTCGCTGAACGCCGACCAAGTCGTGGTACCGCCGCACAGCGAGGTGTTCTCGGCCACCGGCGCCGCCGGACTCGAGCGTCTGCACATCTATGAGCAGTCGGTTTGGGAGGTGTTGTTCAACCCGTTGATCAAACAGGTGCTGGCGGACTACACCGTGTTCAATTCGGTGATCGAGGAGTTCGAAACCAAGGCCAACCAAGACTTCGCCGGGCAGGGCTTCGGTCCCGACGACGTCGAAATGGCCGTGGAACTGGACATGCGTTCTACCGGACAGCTTTTCGTCATCACCATCGCCAGTCCGGTCAAACGGCTGCGAACCGAGGCGGATGTCGCCGCCGTGATCCGGGCCTATTTCGACGAATACGGCGACCGGTTCGGTGATCTTGCGCTCACCCGGGAGGTGGGCGTGTCCATCGACGCGATCCGGCTACGGTCGTGGATCCCCCGCGAGGCCCCTCGCCCCGAGGTACGAACCACCACCGGGAACCCAACGGGGGCGGCGGCGGCCTGGACCGGATCGCGGACGTGTGTGTGGCTAGACGGTCCGGCGGACACCGACATATATGACTACGGCGCGGTGCAACCCGGCCACCACATTGTCGGACCGGCGGTCATCGAATCCGCCGACACCACAATCCTCGTCGAACCCGGCTGGTCCGGCGAGATGGACGCTTACGGCTTCTTCCGGATGCGACAGGAGAACATGCGATGA
- a CDS encoding acetone carboxylase subunit gamma, translating to MSSVITITEYLGIVADTRRWVCLRCSRDIGPADVDYKRGLLLYDRDPRDIYPAGLPGDRGYTPDPQWCRIVEYYCPGCASQVETEYLPPGHPLTRDMDIDVDALIAAHRTAAGDQG from the coding sequence ATGAGCAGCGTCATCACGATAACCGAGTATCTGGGCATCGTTGCGGACACCCGACGATGGGTGTGCCTGCGCTGTAGCCGCGACATTGGACCCGCCGACGTGGACTACAAACGCGGTCTACTGCTCTACGACCGGGATCCCCGCGACATCTACCCGGCAGGTCTGCCCGGGGACCGCGGTTACACCCCGGACCCGCAGTGGTGCCGCATTGTCGAGTACTACTGCCCGGGCTGCGCCAGTCAGGTGGAGACCGAGTATCTGCCCCCCGGGCATCCGCTGACCCGCGACATGGACATCGACGTTGACGCGCTGATTGCTGCGCACCGCACCGCCGCCGGCGACCAGGGATAG
- a CDS encoding hydantoinase/oxoprolinase family protein: MAATTISIDTGGTFTDGFILHDGQVHTVKTLTTPHDLLVCFRAVLAAAAEAIGVGVAELLRGTEVVRYATTVGTNQVIERTGPRLGLLTARPAGNAAGVGVFVEPEMVAELADSARETDALPEIRDLLHRGARGLVIAADDDDATERFTEIFRENYPRYCLDAVPLLAAGEVVPDSDASRRVATALFNAYVHPSAADFLYRAEDHLRSLGYRRPLLIVHNDGGAARVARTIAAKTYNSGPMAGLLGAREIARDYGIDSLVTVDMGGTSLDVGVVGDGTVRMLDHGLVAGVEISLALPQLEPFGAGGGSIAWLDGTTLRVGPRSAGAYPGPACFGLGGTEPTVTDADAVLGILRPETFLGGSMPLDVDAARRAYQRIADEMGLSVVETAARVRAALHRETGRQLAAQLTAWGTDPAAATMLAFGGNGPTHCVSIAEAAGMRDVLVMPYAPVFSAYGASTVDIVHRHEAPVPADGEPDPQPRLRNAVLRDMRGEGYHADLVQLETAQHTRDGFSYVSVEGRYSLPRANSAVPTAADAADSASVTGSAEVFWDGYGVVPTTIADRKQVPPGFEVVGPALIDGAASTCVVPPGWVLAIDEHGAFRLRRNGSGKDRA, from the coding sequence ATGGCTGCAACGACGATCAGTATCGACACCGGCGGGACATTCACCGACGGGTTCATCCTCCACGACGGTCAGGTCCACACGGTGAAGACGCTGACCACACCGCACGATCTCTTGGTGTGCTTTCGTGCCGTGCTCGCAGCGGCCGCCGAAGCGATCGGCGTCGGCGTCGCAGAGCTGCTGCGCGGCACCGAGGTGGTGCGATACGCGACCACCGTCGGCACCAACCAGGTGATCGAGCGCACCGGGCCCCGGCTCGGGCTGTTGACTGCGAGACCGGCCGGGAACGCCGCGGGCGTCGGCGTTTTCGTGGAACCGGAGATGGTCGCCGAGCTCGCGGATTCGGCGCGTGAGACCGACGCACTGCCGGAGATCAGAGATCTGTTGCACCGTGGGGCGCGCGGTCTGGTCATCGCGGCTGATGACGACGATGCGACCGAACGGTTCACCGAGATTTTTCGGGAGAATTATCCGCGCTATTGCCTCGATGCGGTGCCACTGCTGGCAGCCGGTGAGGTGGTTCCGGATTCCGATGCGAGCCGTCGGGTCGCCACCGCACTTTTCAACGCCTACGTGCATCCGTCCGCGGCCGACTTCCTCTACCGCGCCGAGGACCACCTGCGGTCACTGGGCTACCGGCGGCCCTTGCTGATTGTGCACAACGACGGTGGGGCGGCCCGGGTGGCGCGCACGATCGCGGCCAAGACGTACAACTCGGGTCCGATGGCAGGCCTGCTCGGTGCCCGCGAGATCGCTCGTGACTACGGCATCGACTCCCTGGTCACCGTCGACATGGGCGGGACCAGCCTCGACGTCGGTGTCGTCGGGGACGGTACCGTGCGCATGCTCGACCACGGTCTGGTCGCCGGCGTCGAAATCTCCCTGGCACTACCGCAGTTGGAGCCATTCGGCGCCGGCGGCGGTTCGATTGCCTGGCTCGACGGCACGACGTTGCGTGTCGGGCCCCGCAGTGCGGGCGCCTATCCTGGTCCGGCGTGTTTCGGTCTGGGCGGAACCGAACCCACCGTCACCGACGCCGATGCGGTACTGGGCATCCTGCGGCCGGAAACCTTTCTGGGTGGGTCGATGCCGCTGGATGTGGATGCGGCGCGGCGCGCATACCAACGCATTGCCGACGAGATGGGCCTCAGCGTGGTCGAGACCGCCGCCCGGGTCCGGGCCGCCCTGCACCGCGAAACCGGACGACAGCTGGCAGCGCAGCTCACGGCGTGGGGGACCGACCCCGCCGCCGCCACGATGTTGGCCTTCGGCGGCAACGGGCCCACTCACTGTGTGTCGATCGCCGAGGCGGCCGGAATGCGTGATGTGCTGGTGATGCCGTACGCGCCGGTGTTCTCGGCGTACGGGGCGTCCACGGTCGACATCGTGCACCGCCATGAGGCGCCCGTGCCGGCTGACGGTGAACCCGATCCGCAGCCGCGACTGCGCAACGCGGTCCTGCGCGATATGCGGGGCGAGGGTTACCACGCCGACCTGGTCCAGCTCGAAACCGCGCAGCACACGCGCGACGGATTCAGCTATGTCAGCGTCGAGGGACGCTACTCGCTGCCGCGCGCGAATTCGGCTGTACCGACGGCCGCTGACGCTGCCGACAGCGCCTCGGTCACCGGCTCCGCTGAGGTGTTCTGGGACGGGTACGGCGTCGTGCCCACCACGATCGCCGATCGGAAGCAGGTCCCACCCGGATTCGAGGTGGTTGGACCGGCCTTGATCGACGGAGCGGCCTCGACATGTGTCGTACCACCCGGCTGGGTCTTGGCCATCGACGAGCACGGCGCATTCCGGTTGCGTCGCAACGGCTCCGGAAAGGACCGAGCATGA
- a CDS encoding PucR family transcriptional regulator, which translates to MSTPTVTPEVGRDDTESQPWRWLSAWIAGEHDAILDRLTEEVLGELPELAFAPQRPEVHVREAIGAHVGTLQQVLGQPGEMSPVIMPAVFDDYTRRLARDETPALSVLLRSFDKVHANLWGQLLAAMRSPQRRIASRERADLLEFASARLFQYFHSVSSQTARAYQAARSLHQMRNAGARHELVTRILAGELEQGEAEILLRHEFNTPQIGYVATFDDPSLADRLATTLSHLGGRIGARNHLAMRGPDGCYGWFSGWLSPPREDWSETLRDLPTPDSVVLCLGAPHEGLSGFRQTRSEAHEGHRVAAALSRRGVVLFEEVAHLALATRDLAAARILVERELGRLFATDEATSRLLDTLRVYLDTLASPTRTARRMYIHPNTVIKRLERIEEFLGRPISPNSLNLRMAVELAPLVRAQ; encoded by the coding sequence ATGAGTACCCCTACCGTCACCCCGGAAGTGGGTCGCGACGACACCGAGTCACAGCCGTGGCGGTGGCTGTCGGCGTGGATCGCCGGCGAGCACGATGCCATTCTCGATCGGCTCACCGAGGAAGTATTGGGAGAACTGCCCGAACTCGCGTTCGCGCCGCAACGCCCCGAGGTCCACGTCCGCGAAGCCATCGGCGCCCATGTTGGCACGTTGCAACAAGTACTCGGCCAGCCGGGTGAGATGAGTCCGGTGATCATGCCCGCGGTCTTTGACGACTACACCCGGCGATTGGCCCGCGATGAAACTCCGGCGCTGTCGGTGCTGCTGCGTTCCTTCGACAAGGTCCACGCCAACTTGTGGGGTCAGCTGCTAGCGGCCATGCGTAGCCCACAGCGCCGCATTGCGTCGCGGGAGCGCGCGGACCTCCTCGAGTTCGCATCGGCACGGCTGTTCCAGTACTTCCATTCGGTCAGTTCCCAGACCGCGCGCGCCTATCAGGCCGCACGCTCGTTGCACCAGATGCGCAACGCAGGCGCGCGCCACGAACTGGTCACCCGAATACTGGCCGGTGAACTCGAACAGGGCGAGGCCGAAATATTGTTGCGCCACGAGTTCAATACCCCCCAAATCGGTTACGTCGCAACGTTCGACGACCCCTCCCTGGCCGACCGGTTAGCCACCACACTCTCGCACCTCGGCGGACGGATCGGGGCACGCAATCACTTGGCGATGCGCGGACCCGACGGCTGCTACGGCTGGTTCAGTGGCTGGTTGAGTCCGCCGCGGGAAGACTGGAGCGAGACGCTGCGCGACCTACCGACGCCCGATTCGGTGGTGCTGTGCCTGGGTGCTCCGCATGAGGGTCTATCCGGTTTCAGGCAGACCCGTTCCGAAGCGCACGAGGGCCACCGCGTCGCGGCCGCCCTATCGCGCCGCGGTGTGGTGTTATTCGAGGAGGTCGCCCATCTCGCCTTGGCCACAAGGGATCTGGCGGCAGCTCGCATCCTGGTCGAGCGTGAACTCGGCCGGCTCTTTGCCACCGACGAAGCCACGTCGCGACTGCTCGACACCTTGCGGGTCTACCTCGACACGCTGGCCAGTCCGACCAGGACCGCGCGCCGGATGTACATCCATCCCAACACCGTGATCAAGCGGCTGGAACGGATCGAGGAGTTCCTCGGCCGGCCAATCAGCCCGAACAGCCTGAACCTCCGGATGGCGGTCGAGTTGGCGCCGCTGGTCCGGGCCCAATGA
- a CDS encoding DUF1028 domain-containing protein, giving the protein MTFSICAYDPATGQLGVGAITAMLGVGKLVSHARAGVGAAASQAMMNPYLALDGLELMTTGQTAQQALEEVISRDDGRDYRQVGVVDAQGNTAAWSGARTEDWSGHLQRGSAVAQGNRLVGIETLEATLDAFYDNQHLDLAHRLLRALQAGEATGADTKGSLSGAIYVVDTEEYPLWDVRIDHAEDPAAALESLVDEFEDGLLPQVVKLPARADQLGQMTREAMAKKS; this is encoded by the coding sequence GTGACCTTCTCTATCTGTGCGTATGATCCCGCCACCGGGCAACTGGGCGTAGGCGCCATCACGGCCATGCTCGGCGTCGGCAAGCTCGTCTCGCACGCTCGCGCGGGTGTCGGCGCTGCGGCGTCTCAAGCCATGATGAACCCGTACCTGGCCCTGGACGGTCTCGAACTGATGACCACGGGACAGACCGCCCAGCAGGCGCTCGAGGAGGTGATCAGCCGCGACGACGGACGGGACTACCGTCAGGTCGGTGTGGTCGACGCCCAGGGGAACACGGCTGCCTGGAGCGGTGCCCGGACCGAGGACTGGTCCGGGCACCTGCAGCGGGGCAGCGCCGTCGCGCAGGGAAACCGGCTGGTCGGAATCGAGACGCTGGAGGCGACGCTGGACGCCTTCTACGATAACCAGCACCTCGACCTCGCCCATAGACTGCTGCGTGCCCTCCAGGCCGGCGAGGCCACCGGCGCAGACACAAAAGGCTCCCTGTCGGGCGCGATCTATGTCGTGGACACCGAGGAGTACCCGCTCTGGGATGTCCGCATCGACCACGCCGAGGACCCCGCCGCCGCCCTGGAGTCGCTCGTCGACGAGTTCGAGGACGGGCTGCTTCCGCAGGTTGTGAAACTGCCGGCCCGGGCAGACCAGCTGGGCCAGATGACGCGCGAGGCCATGGCGAAGAAGTCGTAA
- a CDS encoding thiolase family protein: MNTYILGVYATNVGKFPDQSPKDLTRAAYLGVLADARLENTDAIGAVWFSNMLMENQGQPYLKGQLCFSPLVNEGLLPRGTPITNVEGGCAAGSQAFNNALREVQSGHSEVALAIGVEKMVDPENPRAALRGMEGALDWLEPQSWRDLYERTAAANGMKFENAPERSLAMDLYGMWAHTHMRAYGTTPEQLAIAAAKNHANSVHNPRAQYQFPLTAQQVLEDRMVSDPLTRAMCAPVGDGAAAALVCSQSYLDSCPAEVRERAVRVRASEVACGVFDTSWEDDRAPVIAGRRAFRSAALTPADIDLVELHDASSFAEIHILEDLGFCKRGKGGEFTASGATAIGGELPVNASGGLVSRGHPIGATGLMMLNEIAIQLRGEAGGNAVANPRFGLAENGGGVIGNDNAVCAVTILERPGN, from the coding sequence ATGAACACCTACATACTGGGGGTCTACGCGACCAATGTCGGCAAGTTTCCCGACCAGAGCCCCAAGGATCTGACCCGCGCTGCCTACCTCGGAGTGCTCGCCGACGCGCGGCTGGAGAACACCGACGCGATTGGTGCAGTGTGGTTCTCCAACATGCTGATGGAGAACCAGGGGCAGCCGTATCTCAAGGGTCAGCTGTGCTTCAGCCCGCTGGTCAACGAGGGCTTGCTCCCGCGCGGTACACCCATCACCAATGTCGAAGGCGGTTGCGCCGCGGGATCGCAGGCATTCAACAACGCGCTGCGCGAGGTGCAGTCCGGGCACAGCGAGGTGGCCTTGGCCATCGGTGTGGAGAAGATGGTGGACCCGGAGAACCCACGGGCCGCGTTGCGGGGCATGGAAGGTGCGCTGGACTGGTTGGAACCGCAGTCGTGGCGCGATCTTTACGAACGCACGGCCGCGGCCAACGGCATGAAGTTCGAGAACGCCCCGGAACGCAGTTTGGCGATGGACCTGTACGGGATGTGGGCGCACACCCACATGCGGGCCTACGGAACGACCCCGGAGCAACTCGCCATCGCGGCAGCCAAGAACCACGCCAACTCAGTGCACAATCCGCGCGCCCAGTACCAGTTCCCCCTGACGGCCCAACAGGTGCTCGAGGACCGGATGGTCAGCGATCCGCTGACCCGGGCAATGTGCGCGCCCGTCGGCGACGGTGCCGCCGCCGCGCTGGTCTGCTCGCAGTCCTACCTCGACAGCTGCCCGGCCGAGGTGCGGGAGCGGGCTGTGCGAGTGCGGGCCAGCGAGGTTGCGTGCGGGGTCTTCGACACCTCCTGGGAGGACGACCGCGCACCAGTGATCGCCGGGCGTCGTGCCTTCCGGAGCGCGGCTCTGACGCCGGCGGACATCGACCTGGTCGAGTTGCACGATGCGAGTTCGTTCGCTGAAATCCATATCCTCGAGGATCTTGGCTTCTGCAAGCGCGGCAAGGGCGGCGAGTTCACCGCATCTGGTGCCACCGCTATCGGCGGTGAGCTGCCGGTCAACGCGTCGGGCGGGTTGGTCTCGCGCGGGCATCCGATCGGTGCCACCGGGTTGATGATGCTCAACGAGATCGCTATCCAACTGCGGGGCGAGGCCGGCGGCAACGCGGTCGCCAACCCCCGCTTCGGGCTGGCTGAGAACGGCGGCGGGGTGATCGGCAACGACAACGCGGTGTGCGCCGTGACGATCCTGGAGCGCCCCGGCAACTAG
- a CDS encoding enoyl-CoA hydratase/isomerase family protein, which translates to MSKILETHRDGRVQWLCFNRPEVLNALNSELLNALRDALEAATDDPEVRVVALTGAGRAFSAGGDLKFVLGELEEGTDGPDGVATSVPAFTALRNCPKPVIAAVNGPAVAGGFELLLFCDVLFAAESATFADGHAKYGLLPGGGGAAVLPRRIAPQRAKALLFSGDSVSAETMREWGMVYQVVPDDQLRTTVEQYCNKLADKSPLVLQGMKEVANAALDHSEALALRHEMLLLRNHMSSKDFHEGLTAFTEKRAPVFEGR; encoded by the coding sequence ATGTCGAAAATTTTGGAAACCCATCGCGACGGCCGGGTGCAGTGGTTGTGCTTCAACCGGCCCGAGGTCCTCAACGCGCTCAACAGCGAGTTGCTCAATGCGCTGCGGGATGCGTTGGAGGCGGCCACGGACGACCCGGAGGTGCGCGTGGTCGCGCTCACCGGAGCCGGCCGCGCATTCAGCGCAGGCGGCGATCTCAAGTTCGTGCTCGGCGAGCTCGAGGAAGGTACGGACGGGCCAGACGGTGTGGCCACCAGCGTTCCGGCGTTCACCGCGCTACGCAACTGCCCGAAGCCGGTGATCGCCGCGGTCAACGGACCGGCCGTGGCCGGGGGCTTTGAGCTGTTGCTGTTCTGCGATGTGCTCTTCGCGGCCGAGAGCGCCACCTTTGCCGACGGTCATGCCAAGTACGGGCTGCTGCCCGGCGGCGGCGGGGCTGCCGTGCTCCCGCGTCGTATCGCTCCGCAGCGTGCCAAAGCGCTGTTGTTCAGCGGTGATTCGGTATCGGCAGAGACCATGCGGGAGTGGGGGATGGTGTACCAGGTGGTGCCTGATGACCAGTTGCGGACCACGGTCGAGCAGTACTGCAACAAGCTTGCCGACAAGAGCCCGCTGGTGTTGCAGGGGATGAAGGAAGTGGCCAACGCAGCACTGGACCACAGCGAGGCCCTGGCGCTACGCCACGAAATGCTACTGCTACGAAACCATATGAGCAGCAAAGATTTCCACGAGGGTCTGACAGCTTTCACCGAGAAGCGCGCACCCGTATTCGAAGGACGATAA